In a genomic window of Procambarus clarkii isolate CNS0578487 chromosome 12, FALCON_Pclarkii_2.0, whole genome shotgun sequence:
- the LOC138364202 gene encoding platelet binding protein GspB-like produces MDLYTLWSGRVVCTPGSPHLGHHTWVTTPGSPHLGHHTWVTTPGSPHLGHHTWETTPGSPHLGRHTWVTTPGRPHLGHHTWESTPGSPHLGDHTWVTTPGSPHLGDHTWVTTPGSPHLGHHTWETTPGSPHLGHHTWVTTPGSPHLGHHTWVTTPGRPHLGHHTWVATPGSPHLGDHTWVTTPGSPHLGHHTWETTPGSPHLGEHTWVTTPGSPHLGHHTWETRSGSNRASDQVRQQQSERPGQAATERATRSGSNRASDQVRQQQSERPGQAATERATRSGSNRASDQARRQQSERPGQAATERATRSGSNRASDQVRQQQSERPGQAAPERATRPGSTRACDQVRQQQSERPGQAAPERATRPGSNRASDQVRQQQSERPGQAATERATRSGSNRASDQARQQQSERPGQAATERATRSGSNRASDQVRQQQSERPGQAATERATRPGSNRASDQVRQQQSERPGQAATERATRPGSNRASDQARQHQGERPGQAAPGRATRSGSNRASDQAKQMLKDYIQGGKFSKMRVRMGSHVYNLNLSHLNFKPFQTF; encoded by the coding sequence ATGGATCTGTACACATTGTGGAGTGGACGAGTGGTGTGTACACCTGGGTCACCACACCTGGGTCACCACACCTGGGTCACCACACCTGGGTCACCACACCTGGGTCACCACACCTGGGTCACCACACCTGGGTCACCACACCTGGGTCACCACACCTGGGAGACCACACCTGGGTCACCACACCTGGGTCGCCACACCTGGGTCACCACACCTGGGAGACCACACCTGGGTCACCACACCTGGGAGAGCACACCTGGGTCACCACACCTGGGAGACCACACCTGGGTCACCACACCTGGGTCACCACACCTGGGAGACCACACCTGGGTCACCACACCTGGGTCACCACACCTGGGTCACCACACCTGGGAGACCACACCTGGGTCACCACACCTGGGTCACCACACCTGGGTCACCACACCTGGGTCACCACACCTGGGTCACCACACCTGGGTCACCACACCTGGGAGACCACACCTGGGTCACCACACCTGGGTCGCCACACCTGGGTCACCACACCTGGGAGACCACACCTGGGTCACCACACCTGGGTCACCACACCTGGGTCACCACACCTGGGAGACCACACCTGGGTCACCACACCTGGGAGAGCACACCTGGGTCACCACACCTGGGTCACCACACCTGGGTCACCACACCTGGGAGACCAGGTCAGGCAGCAACAGAGCGAGCGACCAGGTCAGGCAGCAACAGAGCGAGCGACCAGGTCAGGCAGCAACAGAGCGAGCGACCAGGTCAGGCAGCAACAGAGCGAGCGACCAGGTCAGGCAGCAACAGAGCGAGCGACCAGGTCAGGCAGCAACAGAGCGAGCGACCAGGTCAGGCAGCAACAGAGCGAGCGACCAGGCCAGGCGGCAACAGAGCGAGCGACCAGGTCAGGCAGCAACAGAGCGAGCGACCAGGTCAGGCAGCAACAGAGCGAGCGACCAGGTCAGGCAGCAACAGAGCGAGCGACCAGGTCAGGCAGCACCAGAGCGAGCGACCAGGCCAGGCAGCACCAGGGCGTGCGACCAGGTCAGGCAGCAACAGAGCGAGCGACCAGGTCAGGCAGCACCAGAGCGAGCGACCAGGCCAGGCAGCAACAGAGCGAGCGACCAGGTCAGGCAGCAACAGAGCGAGCGACCAGGTCAGGCAGCAACAGAGCGAGCGACCAGGTCAGGCAGCAACAGAGCGAGCGACCAGGCCAGGCAGCAACAGAGCGAGCGACCAGGTCAGGCAGCAACAGAGCGAGCGACCAGGTCAGGCAGCAACAGAGCGAGCGACCAGGTCAGGCAGCAACAGAGCGAGCGACCAGGTCAGGCAGCAACAGAGCGAGCGACCAGGCCAGGCAGCAACAGAGCGAGCGACCAGGTCAGGCAGCAACAGAGCGAGCGACCAGGCCAGGCAGCAACAGAGCGAGCGACCAGGCCAGGAAGCAACAGAGCGAGCGACCAGGCCAGGCAGCACCAGGGCGAGCGACCAGGCCAGGCAGCACCAGGGCGAGCGACCAGGTCAGGCAGCAACAGAGCGAGCGACCAGGCCAAACAAATGCTGAAGGACTATATTCAGGGAGGAAAATTTAGCAAGATGAGGGTGAGAATGGGCAGCCATGTGTACAACTTGAACTTGAGTCACTTGAActtcaaacctttccagacattctaa